The window ATGATCTGCCGAACGCGCCCCGGCTCGGTCGCCACATCGAATCCTCCCACCCGAACGCGGCCCGATGTCGGCGCGAGCAAACCGCAGAGGATGCGAATCGTCGTGGACTTTCCCGCGCCGTTGGGGCCGAGAAAGCCGAAGATTTCTCCCCGACTCACGGTGAATGAGATGTCGTCTACGGCGACGAACTCGCCAAATCGTTTGATGAGCCGATCCACCTCGACGGCCCATGGAGTGATCTCAGATACCATTGGCGGTCTCTCCCGGATGAGATGCTTCACCGAGCGAGGCGAGGAAGACCTCTTCCAGGGAAGGAATGATCCGCCGGAGGGAAACCGGTCCGAGTCCGGCTGTGACGAGTTGCTCTTCCAGCCGCCGGGGATCGCCCTCGAGCCGGAGCAGGAGGTGGAGCACCGATCCGGCGAGGTGGGCGCTTCGGACGTCGGGGCACTCGCGCAGCAGATCTCGGGCCTGGCGCGGATCGGCGCAAGAAACCTCATAGCAGGCGAGCCTCAGCCGCTCTTTCAACCGGTTGGGAGCGTCGCACTGAAGCAGCCGCCCGCGATGCATCAGGCCCACGCGGCTGCACCGCTCGGCCTCATCGAGATAGGCGGTGGTGAGCAGGACGGTCACGCCCTCTTTGACGAGGCGGTGGAGAATGGCCCAGAAATCGCGGCGCGAGACCGGATCAACCCCACTGGTCGGCTGGTCGAGCAGCAGGACCGACGGACGATGCAACAGCGTGCACATCAGGGCCAGCTTCTGTTTCATCCCGCCGGAGAGCTGGCCTGCCCGCCGCCGCCGGAACGGTTCCATGCGCGTCATCGCCAGGAGTTCGGAGAACGTTTTCTCTCGATGCCTCCCGGTCACACCGAAGAGATCGGCATAAAAGAGCATGTTTTCTTCCACCGAGAGGTCGGGATAAAGGCCGAACCGCTCGGCCATATAGCCGATTTGATCTTTCACAGCCGCCGCTTGGCGCATCACCGAAAGGCCGGCCACCCAGGCGTCGCCCTCGGTGGGTTCAAGCAACCCGCTGAGCAATCGCAAAGTCGTCGTCTTGCCCGCGCCGTCGG is drawn from Blastocatellia bacterium and contains these coding sequences:
- a CDS encoding ABC transporter ATP-binding protein — translated: MKQSVDSPMIRTENLTRRFGTLTAVDRLTFDVARGEIFGLVGPDGAGKTTTLRLLSGLLEPTEGDAWVAGLSVMRQAAAVKDQIGYMAERFGLYPDLSVEENMLFYADLFGVTGRHREKTFSELLAMTRMEPFRRRRAGQLSGGMKQKLALMCTLLHRPSVLLLDQPTSGVDPVSRRDFWAILHRLVKEGVTVLLTTAYLDEAERCSRVGLMHRGRLLQCDAPNRLKERLRLACYEVSCADPRQARDLLRECPDVRSAHLAGSVLHLLLRLEGDPRRLEEQLVTAGLGPVSLRRIIPSLEEVFLASLGEASHPGETANGI